A genomic stretch from Hymenobacter psoromatis includes:
- a CDS encoding penicillin-binding protein, translating to MSFLKADTWFDVFLHLLLIAALGVALVLGFFYVYLPITTHHGETIVVPKITGMNVADLESYLDARKLAYFVDDSSYAPGTRPLTVLTQEPAPGEKVKQDRKIYISVAMRRPPVIKMPKLTDGSVKNAQLILKSYDLEIGQLKMVPNVAQNAVLKQLVGGREIAPGAPIAKGTKVDLEVGDGLGNTEFEMPNLVNMPEDEARTLLAGQHLEVGEVFKQAAETGQKPGTVVRQRPVAAPGATIRMGQLVDLWIAE from the coding sequence ATGTCTTTCTTGAAAGCGGACACCTGGTTCGACGTATTTCTGCACTTGCTGCTTATCGCGGCGCTGGGCGTGGCGCTGGTGCTGGGCTTTTTCTACGTGTATTTGCCCATCACTACGCACCACGGCGAAACCATCGTGGTGCCCAAAATCACGGGCATGAACGTGGCCGACCTGGAAAGCTACCTCGATGCGCGCAAGCTGGCCTACTTCGTGGACGACAGCAGCTACGCGCCCGGCACCCGGCCCCTGACGGTGCTGACCCAGGAGCCCGCGCCGGGCGAAAAGGTGAAGCAGGACCGCAAAATCTACATTTCGGTGGCCATGCGCCGGCCGCCGGTCATCAAGATGCCCAAGCTCACGGATGGCTCGGTGAAGAACGCGCAACTTATTCTCAAGAGCTACGACCTTGAAATTGGCCAGCTCAAAATGGTGCCCAACGTGGCTCAGAACGCCGTGCTCAAGCAGCTGGTGGGGGGTAGGGAAATCGCGCCCGGCGCGCCCATCGCCAAAGGCACCAAGGTGGACCTGGAAGTGGGCGACGGCCTGGGCAACACCGAGTTTGAGATGCCTAACCTCGTGAATATGCCGGAGGATGAGGCCCGCACGCTGCTCGCCGGCCAGCACCTGGAGGTGGGCGAGGTTTTCAAGCAAGCCGCCGAAACCGGCCAGAAGCCGGGCACCGTGGTGCGCCAGCGCCCGGTGGCCGCGCCCGGCGCCACCATCCGCATGGGCCAGCTGGTGGATTTGTGGATTGCAGAGTAA
- a CDS encoding NADP oxidoreductase, whose translation MNIGIIGAGHIGSALAVRLTSLGHSVLIANSRGPETLADVAKKTGATPATAQEAARHGEIIVVTIPLKNIPDLPKDLFEGVRADVPIIDTSNYYPLLRDGRIAELDGGDLTESEWVQQHLGRPVVKVFNNIYAAHLEKSGKPASTPGRISLPVAGAEGAAKQQVMALVNELGFDAVDDGTLHESWRQQPGTPAYGTDLPAAELKALFTSMGTKRTPEQQQQFAANHAEQERQMMKQMQS comes from the coding sequence ATGAACATTGGAATAATTGGGGCCGGCCACATCGGCAGCGCCCTCGCGGTGCGGCTCACCAGCCTCGGCCACTCGGTGCTTATTGCCAACTCGCGTGGCCCCGAAACGCTGGCGGACGTGGCTAAAAAAACCGGCGCTACCCCTGCCACCGCCCAGGAAGCGGCCCGGCACGGCGAAATTATCGTGGTAACCATTCCGCTGAAAAATATTCCCGACCTGCCCAAAGACCTGTTCGAGGGCGTGCGCGCCGACGTGCCGATTATCGACACCAGCAATTACTACCCCCTGCTGCGCGATGGCCGCATAGCCGAGCTGGACGGCGGCGACCTCACCGAAAGCGAGTGGGTGCAGCAGCATTTGGGCCGGCCGGTGGTGAAGGTATTCAACAATATCTACGCCGCGCACCTCGAAAAATCGGGGAAGCCGGCCAGCACGCCCGGCCGCATTTCGCTGCCCGTGGCCGGGGCCGAGGGTGCCGCCAAGCAGCAGGTAATGGCGCTGGTAAATGAGCTGGGCTTCGATGCCGTGGACGACGGCACGCTGCATGAGTCGTGGCGGCAGCAGCCCGGCACGCCCGCCTACGGCACCGACTTGCCCGCCGCCGAGCTAAAGGCGCTGTTCACTAGCATGGGTACGAAGCGCACGCCGGAGCAACAGCAGCAATTCGCGGCCAACCACGCCGAGCAGGAACGCCAGATGATGAAGCAAATGCAGTCGTAG
- a CDS encoding NADH oxidase: MPDITATELHQRQQAGETPTIIDVREPWEFEESRIAGSQNIPLSSLPQALDDLEELKDQEVIVHCRSGSRSAAAKAFLTQQGFTNVRNLEGGILAY, translated from the coding sequence ATGCCCGACATCACCGCTACCGAACTGCACCAGCGCCAGCAAGCCGGCGAAACGCCCACCATCATTGACGTGCGCGAGCCCTGGGAATTCGAGGAAAGCCGCATCGCCGGCAGCCAGAATATCCCACTCAGTTCGCTGCCCCAGGCCCTCGACGACCTCGAAGAGCTGAAAGACCAGGAGGTTATCGTGCACTGTAGGAGCGGCTCGCGCTCGGCGGCCGCCAAGGCGTTCTTAACCCAGCAAGGCTTCACCAACGTGCGCAACCTGGAAGGCGGTATCTTGGCTTACTAA
- a CDS encoding glycoside hydrolase, producing MANPVLAGDYPDPSVTKVGDTYWATATSSNWGPTFPLLKSTDLQHWSLVGHVFPAERPVWADYYFWAPEINHDPNGKTYVFYTAHKRGGNLAVGVASADRPEGPYRDHGPLVGQPDGSIDGFPMRDENGQPYLIWKEDGNSQKKPTPLWAQRLNADRTALVGEKTELFRNTAAWEGNLVEGPSVVRHGGYFYLFYAANGCCGPGCTYATGVARATKLLGPWEKYERNPILTKNDVWTCPGHGTPIERAGHWYMLHHAYQTGSFQNVGRQGVLSEFGWTKSGWPEFLNNHTTPTLAAKVPAATADEFAGAALAPTWEWPVEDKPQFALRNGQLHLTARPDKGGTALGRPTLVASYAATTILVNPGALPPGTTAGLAVLGDPNNALSVLAGGGKLQVQERRDGKTRTLAEAALPPSAALHLRVQDQDGSHYRFAYSPDGRTWTELLPAADPADGQFLPPWDRGVRVGVVAQGPASATATFERFELDNQ from the coding sequence ATCGCCAACCCCGTGCTGGCCGGCGACTATCCCGACCCGTCGGTGACCAAGGTGGGCGACACGTACTGGGCCACGGCCACGTCCTCGAACTGGGGACCGACGTTTCCACTGCTGAAATCGACTGACTTACAGCACTGGAGCCTGGTGGGGCACGTGTTTCCGGCCGAGCGGCCCGTCTGGGCCGACTACTACTTCTGGGCACCCGAAATCAACCACGACCCGAACGGCAAGACCTATGTCTTCTATACGGCGCATAAGCGCGGCGGCAACCTGGCCGTGGGCGTGGCCAGCGCCGACCGCCCCGAAGGCCCCTACCGCGACCACGGCCCGTTGGTGGGCCAGCCCGACGGCTCCATCGACGGCTTTCCCATGCGCGATGAAAACGGCCAGCCCTATCTCATCTGGAAGGAGGACGGCAACAGCCAAAAAAAGCCTACCCCCCTCTGGGCGCAACGCCTCAACGCCGACCGCACGGCGCTGGTGGGCGAGAAAACCGAGCTCTTCCGCAACACCGCCGCCTGGGAGGGCAACCTCGTGGAAGGCCCCAGCGTGGTGCGCCACGGCGGCTATTTCTACCTGTTTTATGCCGCCAATGGCTGTTGCGGCCCCGGCTGCACCTACGCCACCGGCGTGGCCCGCGCCACAAAACTGCTCGGCCCCTGGGAGAAATACGAGCGCAACCCTATCCTGACCAAAAACGACGTTTGGACCTGCCCCGGCCACGGCACGCCTATCGAGCGCGCTGGCCACTGGTATATGTTGCACCACGCCTACCAGACTGGCAGCTTCCAGAACGTGGGGCGGCAGGGTGTGCTCAGTGAGTTTGGGTGGACTAAAAGCGGCTGGCCCGAATTTCTGAACAACCACACGACCCCCACCCTTGCAGCCAAGGTGCCGGCTGCCACCGCCGACGAGTTTGCCGGCGCTGCCTTGGCACCCACCTGGGAATGGCCAGTGGAGGACAAGCCGCAGTTCGCGCTGCGCAATGGCCAGCTGCATCTCACGGCGCGGCCCGACAAGGGCGGCACGGCACTGGGCCGGCCTACGCTGGTGGCTAGCTATGCGGCCACTACTATCCTGGTCAACCCCGGCGCGCTACCCCCCGGCACCACTGCCGGCCTGGCCGTTCTCGGCGACCCCAACAACGCCCTGAGCGTGCTGGCCGGCGGGGGCAAGCTGCAAGTGCAGGAGCGCCGCGACGGCAAAACCCGCACCCTGGCCGAGGCCGCCCTACCCCCCTCGGCGGCGTTGCACCTGCGCGTGCAGGACCAGGATGGCAGCCACTACCGCTTCGCCTACAGCCCCGACGGCCGCACCTGGACCGAGCTGCTGCCCGCCGCCGACCCCGCCGATGGCCAGTTTCTACCCCCCTGGGACCGGGGCGTGCGCGTGGGCGTGGTGGCGCAGGGGCCAGCTTCGGCCACAGCTACCTTTGAGCGCTTTGAGCTTGATAATCAATAA
- a CDS encoding D-alanine--D-alanine ligase yields MMRIGIFFGGTSREREISFAGGRTVFDNLDKGLFQPVPIFVDSLGHFILLDWQYLYKGTIRDFYPPVAALPPSRHPWQVYIESLGELSDEALTDLISHIGRQVEASELPKLMDFAFLALHGPGGEDGAIQGLLEWVGLPYSGSGILPSALGIDKIAQKRLMQAVGLATPKFRVLTEKDWNWGADVVTPFEAVSRELGLPLVVKAPRQGSSLGVSIVKKITERGSLFTRITASGKQQSDQGTAAAQVAFFEAVGRALFRRIIDWSEWMPLDEYARTGLVRQLCDVREGIGLPIVAYPMQYGHLVPNHEPQNITHPEELVTYLEAQLKDFAAIGLQSLTGETQVLVEQFIAGREFSCIVIEDQDGQPLALPPTEIVKGSEVFDYRAKYLPGLARKITPIDLPEADIERIRQQAQTMFSTFGFEVYARLDGFIQEDGTIFLNDPNTTSGMLPASFFFHQAAEIGLNPSQFLTYIIRTSLAARRRNGLKPVQLQTRLAELDSAIRGRQGGTDERIRVAVIMGGYSSERHISVESGRNIYEKLSSSTKYRPVPVFLAGSSAEFRLYELPINVMLKDNADDIREKIEHAEAGEAAHPVLDKIRAEAAGITGTYAGQAIAAPRRVSFEELAEKVDEVFIALHGRPGEDGALQQELEKFGLPYNGSGAASSAVTINKFETNRRLRAAGLRVADHRLAQRLEWAADAEAFYLGLESQFPYPFIAKPADDGCSSAVKKIKNRAELAAFSEQIFRRDEPLLAGPAEVLHLGFKEEFPQKGAFLVETLIGPDGAATFLEITGGLLTSYDESGALKIEVFEASEALATGEVLSLEEKFLAGEGQNITPARYAADPVERQRISEEVKRVLRQVAEILHIEGYARIDAFVRVRAGGAVEVLIIEVNSLPGMTPATCIFHQTALAGYTPYQFIDRILDFGKARAEKTVNS; encoded by the coding sequence ATGATGAGAATCGGCATTTTCTTCGGGGGCACCTCGCGCGAGCGGGAGATTTCCTTCGCCGGTGGGCGCACCGTTTTTGATAACCTGGACAAAGGCCTGTTTCAGCCCGTCCCCATTTTTGTGGATAGCCTCGGGCACTTCATTTTGCTCGACTGGCAGTACCTCTACAAAGGCACCATCCGCGATTTTTACCCGCCCGTGGCGGCCCTACCCCCCTCCCGCCACCCCTGGCAGGTGTACATCGAAAGCCTGGGCGAACTCAGCGACGAGGCGCTGACTGACCTTATCAGCCACATCGGCCGCCAAGTCGAGGCCAGCGAATTGCCCAAGCTCATGGACTTTGCCTTCCTGGCCCTGCATGGGCCGGGCGGCGAGGACGGCGCCATTCAGGGCCTGCTGGAGTGGGTCGGGCTGCCGTACTCGGGCTCCGGCATTCTGCCCTCGGCCCTCGGCATCGATAAAATCGCGCAGAAGCGGCTGATGCAGGCCGTGGGGCTGGCCACGCCGAAGTTTCGGGTATTGACGGAAAAAGATTGGAATTGGGGAGCTGATGTAGTTACACCTTTCGAGGCTGTGAGCCGTGAATTGGGATTGCCTTTAGTAGTCAAAGCTCCCCGTCAAGGTAGTAGCTTAGGTGTTAGTATCGTAAAAAAAATTACTGAGCGAGGAAGCCTTTTTACTCGCATAACTGCATCAGGAAAACAACAGTCAGACCAAGGTACAGCTGCTGCGCAAGTAGCATTCTTTGAGGCAGTAGGAAGAGCTTTATTTCGGCGTATAATTGATTGGAGTGAATGGATGCCATTAGACGAATACGCTCGTACTGGATTAGTACGGCAGCTATGCGATGTGCGCGAGGGTATTGGATTGCCAATAGTTGCCTACCCAATGCAGTATGGTCATTTAGTTCCCAACCACGAGCCACAGAATATTACGCACCCTGAAGAGCTAGTTACTTATTTAGAAGCACAGCTTAAAGATTTTGCTGCTATAGGTTTGCAAAGCCTGACCGGCGAAACCCAGGTCCTCGTCGAGCAATTCATCGCCGGCCGCGAATTCTCCTGCATCGTTATCGAAGACCAAGACGGCCAGCCCCTCGCCCTACCCCCCACCGAAATCGTGAAGGGCAGCGAGGTTTTCGACTACCGCGCCAAGTACCTGCCGGGCCTGGCTCGCAAAATCACGCCGATTGACTTGCCGGAGGCGGACATTGAGCGCATTCGCCAGCAAGCGCAGACGATGTTCAGCACTTTCGGCTTCGAGGTGTATGCGCGGCTGGACGGCTTTATTCAGGAAGACGGGACGATTTTTCTCAACGACCCGAACACGACGAGCGGGATGCTGCCGGCCTCGTTCTTCTTCCACCAGGCGGCCGAGATTGGGCTGAACCCGAGCCAGTTCCTGACCTATATTATTCGCACCTCGCTGGCGGCGCGGCGGCGCAATGGCCTGAAGCCGGTGCAGCTGCAAACCCGGCTGGCGGAGCTGGACAGCGCCATTCGCGGGCGGCAGGGCGGCACCGATGAGCGCATTCGGGTGGCCGTGATAATGGGCGGCTACTCCTCGGAGCGGCACATTTCGGTGGAGAGCGGGCGCAATATCTACGAGAAGCTTTCGTCGAGCACCAAGTACCGGCCGGTACCGGTTTTCCTGGCTGGCAGCAGCGCGGAGTTTCGCCTCTACGAGCTACCCATCAACGTGATGCTCAAGGACAACGCCGACGATATTCGCGAGAAAATCGAGCACGCCGAGGCGGGCGAGGCCGCGCATCCGGTGCTGGATAAGATTCGGGCGGAAGCCGCGGGTATCACGGGCACTTACGCCGGGCAGGCCATTGCCGCGCCGCGCCGCGTTTCGTTCGAAGAACTGGCCGAAAAGGTCGATGAGGTATTCATTGCCCTGCACGGCCGGCCCGGCGAGGACGGCGCGTTGCAGCAGGAGTTGGAGAAATTCGGGCTGCCCTACAACGGCTCGGGTGCGGCCAGCTCGGCCGTGACTATCAACAAGTTCGAAACCAACCGCCGCCTGCGCGCGGCCGGCCTGCGCGTGGCCGACCACCGCCTGGCCCAGCGCCTGGAGTGGGCCGCCGACGCGGAAGCGTTTTACCTGGGCCTCGAAAGCCAGTTTCCCTACCCCTTCATCGCCAAGCCAGCCGACGATGGCTGCTCCTCGGCGGTGAAAAAGATTAAGAACCGCGCCGAGCTGGCCGCTTTCAGCGAGCAGATTTTCCGGCGCGACGAGCCGCTGCTGGCCGGCCCGGCTGAGGTGCTGCACCTGGGCTTCAAGGAGGAATTTCCGCAGAAGGGAGCCTTTTTGGTGGAAACGCTCATCGGCCCCGACGGCGCGGCTACCTTCCTGGAAATCACGGGCGGGCTGCTGACTTCTTACGATGAAAGCGGCGCGTTGAAAATCGAGGTGTTCGAGGCCAGCGAGGCGCTGGCGACGGGCGAGGTGCTGAGTTTGGAGGAGAAATTTCTGGCCGGCGAGGGGCAAAATATCACGCCCGCCCGCTACGCCGCCGACCCGGTTGAGCGCCAGCGCATTTCGGAGGAAGTGAAGCGGGTGCTGCGCCAGGTGGCCGAGATTCTGCATATCGAGGGCTACGCCCGCATCGATGCCTTTGTGCGGGTGCGGGCCGGCGGCGCGGTTGAAGTGCTTATTATTGAGGTTAATTCGCTGCCCGGTATGACGCCCGCGACCTGCATTTTTCACCAAACGGCGCTGGCTGGCTACACGCCGTACCAGTTTATCGACCGGATTCTGGATTTTGGCAAGGCGCGGGCAGAGAAAACTGTAAATTCTTAG
- a CDS encoding galactose mutarotase, whose amino-acid sequence MTTDSTRTDAVTLPVATPFGKTKEGIAVQLFTLTNAQGMKATITNFGGTLTSMLVPDKTGKLGDVVLGFDDLAGYTSDLFRKENPYFGTLIGRYGNRIAKGRFMLDGTAYHLPINNAPNSLHGGTSGFNQRVWTATPGTSAEGETLTLSYLSKDGEEGYPGNLRVSVVYTLTNSGALRLAYTATTDKPTVLNLTNHSYFNLNYGQDKDILGHELTLNAERFTPVDNTLIPTGKLQAVAGTPMDFRQPHAIGARIGQVPGAAPGGYDHNWVLADSLRNTPALAATVYEPITGRTMQVYTDQPGVQFYSGNFLKGNLKGKGGVAYPQHYGFCLETQHFPDSPNEPAFPSTVLRPGATFHSVTEYRFGVRK is encoded by the coding sequence ATGACTACTGATTCGACCCGCACTGACGCCGTCACGCTGCCCGTGGCTACGCCCTTTGGCAAAACCAAAGAAGGAATTGCTGTTCAACTTTTTACGCTGACAAATGCTCAGGGTATGAAAGCCACGATTACCAACTTTGGTGGCACGCTGACCAGCATGCTGGTGCCGGATAAAACCGGCAAGCTGGGCGATGTGGTGCTTGGCTTCGACGACCTGGCAGGCTACACCAGCGACCTGTTTAGAAAGGAAAATCCCTATTTCGGGACCCTGATTGGGCGCTACGGCAATCGCATCGCGAAGGGCAGGTTCATGCTGGATGGCACGGCTTATCACCTGCCCATTAACAACGCGCCCAACTCGCTACACGGCGGCACCAGCGGCTTTAACCAACGCGTGTGGACGGCTACGCCCGGCACCTCAGCCGAGGGTGAAACGCTGACGCTCAGCTATCTGAGCAAGGATGGGGAGGAGGGCTACCCCGGCAACCTGCGCGTGAGCGTAGTTTATACGCTCACCAACTCGGGCGCGTTGCGCCTCGCCTACACGGCCACCACGGATAAGCCCACCGTGCTCAACCTCACCAACCATAGCTACTTCAACCTGAACTATGGGCAGGACAAGGATATTCTGGGCCACGAGCTAACGCTGAACGCCGAGCGCTTTACGCCGGTAGATAACACGCTGATTCCGACTGGTAAGCTGCAAGCCGTGGCTGGCACGCCAATGGATTTTCGGCAGCCACACGCCATTGGCGCACGCATTGGGCAGGTGCCGGGCGCGGCTCCCGGCGGCTACGACCACAATTGGGTGCTGGCCGACAGCCTGCGCAACACGCCCGCGCTGGCTGCCACCGTGTATGAGCCCATCACCGGCCGCACGATGCAGGTGTACACCGACCAACCGGGCGTGCAGTTCTATTCGGGTAACTTTCTGAAAGGCAACCTGAAAGGCAAGGGCGGCGTGGCCTACCCCCAGCACTACGGCTTCTGCCTCGAAACCCAGCACTTCCCTGACTCGCCCAATGAGCCGGCTTTTCCGAGTACCGTGCTGAGACCAGGCGCGACGTTTCACTCAGTGACGGAATACCGGTTTGGGGTTCGTAAGTAG
- a CDS encoding glycoside hydrolase: protein MAGAAEPATAQRVAASPTPLTYTNPVWDADFPDPTVIHARDGYYYAYGTETRRAGKVLNIQVMRSPDLVHWTLVGDALPVKPTWAHTTDSFWAPHVSEAGGKYYMYFSAKPDNAVDSKDPGAGLCLATATATSPAGPFRPTAEPLQCGPGFVNIDPMQFDDPATGQRLLYWGSGFGPLKVRELAADRLHFAPGSEVKDLLFPDSSRRANNYQKLVEGSWVVLRNGWYYLFYSGDNCCGDKAHYAVQVARARAATGPFETLAQATGQPGSAILVHNDWWLAPGHNSVVTDAAGHDWLAYHAISTRKKTFAAVNKEQEDSRRVLLLDRLEYVDGWPRVVPNHGTPSVEAVPAPVVRQVKTRK from the coding sequence CTGGCCGGCGCGGCTGAGCCGGCCACTGCGCAGCGCGTGGCGGCCAGCCCTACCCCCCTCACTTACACCAACCCCGTCTGGGATGCTGATTTTCCCGACCCCACCGTTATTCATGCCCGCGACGGGTATTACTACGCCTACGGCACCGAAACGCGCCGGGCGGGTAAAGTGCTCAACATTCAGGTGATGCGCTCGCCCGACCTCGTGCACTGGACGCTAGTGGGCGACGCGCTGCCGGTGAAGCCCACCTGGGCGCACACCACCGACTCGTTCTGGGCCCCGCACGTGAGCGAGGCGGGCGGGAAGTACTATATGTACTTCTCGGCCAAGCCCGACAACGCGGTGGACAGCAAGGACCCCGGCGCGGGGCTGTGCCTGGCCACGGCCACGGCCACTTCGCCGGCCGGACCGTTCCGGCCAACGGCCGAGCCCTTGCAGTGCGGGCCGGGCTTCGTCAACATTGACCCCATGCAGTTCGACGACCCGGCCACCGGGCAGCGGCTGCTGTACTGGGGTTCGGGCTTCGGGCCGCTGAAGGTGCGGGAGCTGGCCGCTGACCGCCTGCACTTCGCGCCGGGTAGTGAGGTGAAGGACCTGCTGTTTCCCGATTCCAGCCGCCGGGCCAATAATTACCAGAAATTGGTGGAAGGCAGCTGGGTAGTACTACGCAACGGCTGGTACTACCTCTTTTACTCCGGCGACAACTGTTGCGGCGATAAAGCCCACTACGCCGTGCAGGTGGCCCGCGCGCGCGCCGCCACCGGGCCGTTCGAGACGCTGGCCCAGGCCACGGGGCAGCCGGGCAGCGCCATTCTGGTGCACAACGACTGGTGGCTGGCTCCTGGCCATAACTCAGTGGTGACCGATGCGGCTGGCCACGACTGGCTGGCCTACCACGCCATCAGCACGCGGAAAAAGACCTTCGCCGCCGTGAACAAGGAGCAGGAGGACTCCCGCCGCGTCCTGCTCCTGGACCGCCTGGAGTACGTGGATGGCTGGCCCCGCGTGGTGCCCAACCACGGCACGCCCTCCGTGGAGGCGGTGCCCGCGCCGGTGGTGCGGCAGGTAAAAACACGAAAGTGA
- a CDS encoding recombinase RecQ: MSAPPVITTIPLDLLRQYWGHQQFRPGQQEIIEAVLAGRDALALLPTGGGKSVCFQVPALARPGLCVVVTPLIALMRDQVENLRQRGLKAEAVYAGMSHQEIDQALDNCVYGRQVKFLYVSPERLLTDLFRARVARMSVGLLAVDEAHCLSQWGYDFRPPYLRIAELRALLPPEVPCIALTATATAQVRQDIVEKLAFRPGYGIFTQSFARPKLSYSVLLTEDKQRRLLEVLRGVGPGKTGIVYARTRRLAEDTAAWLSKQGLPAAAYHAGLSAEQRTRTQQNWLADKTRIIVATNAFGMGIDKPDVRVVAHLDAPATLEAYYQEAGRAGRDGLYAFAVLLSGPADADDLRRQATLAHPPPDVVRRVYQALANYSRTAVGGGELVAFDFDLGAFAETYRLKAVEAYQALKVLEQQGFVQLTEAVNQPARVQLISNQEDLYRFQVANAQHDLLIKALLRLYGGELFVAFQGISESKLAQHLRQSTTDVTRQLRYLHGAGVLHYQPRRELPQALFTTPRYDAAQLPLDERRLKAAKHLTEHQTKSVIDYAAGTIRCRQQTLLDYFAEPDAPACGVCDVCLARKKNRQAPADSAALPAALLELVRAAPLLPREVVTRYPPAEAEAVTAALRGLVELGKIAYAPDGKLRAAAR; this comes from the coding sequence ATGTCCGCTCCGCCCGTCATTACCACTATTCCGCTCGATTTGCTGCGCCAGTATTGGGGGCACCAGCAGTTTCGGCCGGGGCAGCAGGAGATTATCGAGGCAGTGTTGGCCGGGCGCGACGCGCTGGCGCTGCTGCCCACCGGCGGCGGCAAGAGCGTGTGCTTCCAGGTGCCGGCGCTGGCCCGGCCGGGCCTGTGCGTGGTCGTAACGCCACTTATTGCCCTCATGCGCGACCAGGTGGAAAACCTGCGCCAGCGCGGCCTCAAGGCCGAGGCCGTGTACGCGGGCATGAGCCACCAGGAAATCGACCAGGCGCTGGACAACTGCGTCTATGGCCGCCAGGTTAAGTTCTTGTACGTCAGCCCCGAACGACTACTCACCGACTTGTTTCGGGCGCGGGTAGCGCGCATGAGCGTGGGCTTGCTGGCCGTGGATGAGGCGCACTGCCTCTCGCAGTGGGGCTACGATTTCCGGCCGCCCTACTTGCGCATCGCCGAGCTACGGGCGCTGCTGCCGCCCGAGGTGCCGTGCATTGCCCTCACGGCCACGGCCACCGCGCAGGTGCGCCAGGATATTGTGGAGAAGTTGGCTTTCCGGCCCGGTTACGGCATTTTTACCCAAAGCTTTGCCCGGCCCAAGCTCTCGTACTCGGTGCTGCTGACCGAGGACAAGCAGCGCCGGCTCCTGGAAGTTTTACGGGGGGTAGGGCCGGGCAAAACCGGCATCGTGTACGCCCGCACGCGCCGGCTGGCCGAAGACACGGCCGCTTGGCTCAGCAAGCAGGGCCTGCCCGCCGCCGCCTACCACGCCGGCCTCAGCGCCGAGCAGCGCACCCGCACGCAGCAAAACTGGCTTGCTGATAAAACGCGCATCATCGTGGCTACCAATGCCTTCGGGATGGGAATTGATAAGCCCGACGTGCGGGTGGTGGCCCACCTCGACGCGCCCGCCACCCTCGAAGCCTACTACCAGGAGGCCGGCCGCGCCGGGCGTGATGGCCTCTATGCCTTCGCCGTGCTGCTCAGCGGCCCCGCCGATGCGGACGATTTGCGCCGGCAGGCCACGCTGGCCCACCCGCCGCCCGACGTAGTGCGCCGCGTGTACCAGGCGCTGGCCAACTACTCGCGCACGGCCGTGGGCGGCGGCGAGCTGGTGGCGTTCGATTTCGACCTGGGCGCGTTTGCCGAAACCTACCGCCTCAAGGCCGTCGAAGCCTACCAGGCCCTCAAGGTGCTGGAGCAGCAGGGCTTCGTGCAGCTCACCGAGGCCGTGAACCAGCCGGCGCGGGTGCAGCTCATTAGTAATCAGGAAGATTTGTACCGCTTCCAGGTGGCTAACGCGCAGCACGATTTGCTCATCAAAGCCCTGCTGCGGCTCTACGGCGGCGAACTGTTCGTGGCTTTTCAGGGCATTTCGGAAAGCAAGCTGGCCCAGCACCTGCGCCAGAGCACCACCGACGTAACGCGCCAGCTGCGCTACCTGCACGGCGCGGGCGTGCTGCACTACCAGCCGCGCCGCGAGCTGCCGCAGGCGCTCTTTACTACCCCCCGCTACGATGCCGCCCAGCTGCCGCTCGATGAGCGCCGCCTCAAAGCCGCCAAGCACCTGACTGAGCACCAGACGAAATCTGTCATTGACTACGCCGCCGGCACCATCCGCTGCCGCCAGCAAACGCTGCTCGACTACTTCGCCGAGCCCGACGCGCCCGCCTGCGGGGTGTGCGACGTGTGCCTGGCCCGCAAAAAAAACCGCCAAGCGCCCGCCGATTCCGCCGCGCTGCCCGCCGCCCTGCTGGAACTAGTGCGCGCCGCGCCGCTACTGCCCCGCGAGGTGGTAACCCGCTACCCCCCCGCCGAGGCCGAAGCCGTGACGGCCGCCCTGCGCGGCTTGGTGGAGCTGGGAAAAATCGCCTACGCGCCCGATGGCAAGCTGCGGGCGGCCGCTCGTTAA